Genomic DNA from Verrucomicrobiia bacterium:
GGGTATCCGTTTCCAGACCCACAATAATGGTTGCAACCGACTTCTCGTCTTCCCAGAGCTGGGCAAGACGCTGGTTCTGCCAGTTCATGTTACGCACGGACTTTTCAGCGTCATATCCAAAAGCCTTGCAGCCCAAATGAGGGTTGGACTTGGAGAAATGGAACGATGAAATGACCAGGGCGTTGCGGTTGTCCACAACCGCCGCTTTGTATACGGCACTTTTGATATCGCGTCCGAAGAGCGGCCGGCCTGGATCGAGAGGACCTGGAGTTGGGTACTCTGTCCACGAGCCAAACGGCATGTTCATGCTTGATCCAAGCATGTGGCGACCATCCATACAGCGGGTCAAAAAGACACGTACCTTTCGTGATCGAAGGTACCGCTCGCGGTCAATCGCGTTTTTTCGAAAAATGTCACGACGGAAATCGAGCACAGCCCGTCCGTACGCTACAGCAGTTGGAAAATCCTTTGGGTTTGGAATTGGTCGCACTCGTTGCTCCCCTAACTATGTTTTTACTGCCCTTTTTAGAGGCAAGACCTACAATTACCCCGCTTTAACCTGGCAGTCAAGTGCTTGCGCAGTATGGGTGATATCAGCCATAACAAAAATATCCCCGTCACCAAGTTATCCGTACACGCTATTTATGGAAGAACTGGTCCCCCACCTTTTGCAAGGCGCTACCCATGCCGCTCCCCTTTTACTAGGTACCCTGCTAGTGCATGACTCCCCCGAGGGACGCACCTCTGGACGCATTGTTGAGGTTGAAGCGTACCACCAGGGCGACCCCGCCTCGCACACCTTTCGCGGCCAGACACCGCGGAACGCCTCCATGTTTAAAAGTGCGGGTCACCTTTACGTGTACTTCACGTACGGCATGCACTGGTGCGCCAACATTGTGGCCGGCAAGGAAGGCAGTGGGGAAGGCATTCTCATCCGGGCGTTGGAACCCTTGGACGGGATCCTTCTCATGCAAGAGCGGCGAGGCACGGAGAAACTCACCCTCCTCTGCTCAGGTCCGGCACGGGCAGCCCAAGCCATGGGCATTAGCAAAATTCACGACGGAACATGGTTGGGTAACGGACCACTCAGGTTGGAAGGGGTGCCAAATAGCCAACCATACTTGTCAGGGCCACGCATTGGCATCAGCCAAGGAGCACATGAACCTCTCCGCTTTTGGCTCCCCAATTCACCCCACCTCTCCCGGCGCTAGGAAGGTATTTCTTGTTTTTGGCCACTAGAATTTATTGCCCTGAGGTGTTACTCTGAATTTTGCAAATAGTAATCGGCCCGCGCCCCGGACCGAATTTTCGTTTAAACGATACATGTCAGTCCTCATCTCTATCGCCGCTGAACCTGTATTCCACCTCGGCCACCTCACCGTGACCAACAGCATGCTCACTGCTGCCGGCGTTAGTCTTTTCCTTGTCATCGTTGCGCTGCTCGTCCGCCTTTCTCTCCGGAAAATCCCTAAGACCGGCCAGAGCATCTTTGAACTCATCTACGGCTTCCTTGTAGATTCAGCGGAAAGTGTGACCGGTAACCGCAATGTAGCCCGCGACCTCTTCCCCTTTGTTGTCACGGCTTTCATTTTTATTGTCGCCTCAAACTGGTTTGGGCTTATCCCCGGAGTAGGCAGCATTGGTGTACATGCACTGCACCATGGCGAAGAAGTGCTGGTACCTATTGTCAGGGCCCCCACCTCAGACCTCAACACCGTACTGGCCCTAGCGCTCTGCAGCGTACTGTACGTCCAGTACCTGGCTATTAAGTACCGTGGCGTGAAAAGCTACGTTGGCACCTTCATCAACTTCTCCAGCCCCATCAATTTCTTTGTGGGTATCCTGGAGCTCCTCTCAGAGATCCTCCGCGTCATCTCCTACTCCTTCCGTCTCTTTGGGAACGTATTCGCCGGTGAGGTACTCATTGCCATCCTCCTCTTCCTTACCGCCACCCTCGCCCCCATTCTCCCTATCTTGCCGCTCCCCTTTTACGCCCTTGAACTCTTTGTGGGTGCGGTGCAGGGTATTGTCTTTTGCTTCCTTACGATTGTCTTTGCTGGAATTGCCACCGCCGATCACGGGGGTCATGGCGATTCACACGCAGAGCCAGCCGTGAGTAAGTAAGAATATAAGTCTTAGGAATTTCTTTATGGAACCAGAAGTCGCACGTTTACTAGCATCCGCCTTTGCCATTGCTGCAGGCGTATTTGGGCCAGCTATCGCCATCGGTATGATTGGTAGCAAGGGCCTCGATTCTATTGGGCGCAACCCAGAAACCGAGAACGCAGTCCGCAACACCATGGTTCTTGCCATCGTATTCGCTGAGTCCTTGGCTATCTTCGCCCTCGTTATCGCGCTTATCATCAAGTTCGTCTAATCACATGGAAGCCCTCGGTATCGATCTTAAAACGCTCATCTTCCAGCTCATCAACTTTTTGGTGCTGCTTGTTTTGCTAACCAAGCTTCTCCACAAGCCTCTCAAAAAGCTCATGGAAGACCGGGAGCGGGAGATTGCCGAAGGGCTTGAGAATGCCGCCAAGGCAAAACTCCAACTTGAGGAAGCAGAAGTGGAGCGGGAGAAACTCCTTGCGAAAGCGGACAAAGAAGGCCGCGCCCTCATTGACGAGGTGAAAAAGCAAGCTTCAGAACTTGAACAGAAGCTTTCAGCAGAGGCTCAGGCCAATGCCGAAAAACTCTTGGCACGCACTCGGAATGAAATCCAAGCCGAGCGTGAGCAACTCAAAAGCGAATTGAAGGGTGAGTTGGCCACTATGGTGGTT
This window encodes:
- the atpE gene encoding ATP synthase F0 subunit C — its product is MEPEVARLLASAFAIAAGVFGPAIAIGMIGSKGLDSIGRNPETENAVRNTMVLAIVFAESLAIFALVIALIIKFV
- the atpB gene encoding F0F1 ATP synthase subunit A; this translates as MSVLISIAAEPVFHLGHLTVTNSMLTAAGVSLFLVIVALLVRLSLRKIPKTGQSIFELIYGFLVDSAESVTGNRNVARDLFPFVVTAFIFIVASNWFGLIPGVGSIGVHALHHGEEVLVPIVRAPTSDLNTVLALALCSVLYVQYLAIKYRGVKSYVGTFINFSSPINFFVGILELLSEILRVISYSFRLFGNVFAGEVLIAILLFLTATLAPILPILPLPFYALELFVGAVQGIVFCFLTIVFAGIATADHGGHGDSHAEPAVSK
- the atpF gene encoding F0F1 ATP synthase subunit B; this encodes MEALGIDLKTLIFQLINFLVLLVLLTKLLHKPLKKLMEDREREIAEGLENAAKAKLQLEEAEVEREKLLAKADKEGRALIDEVKKQASELEQKLSAEAQANAEKLLARTRNEIQAEREQLKSELKGELATMVVSATEKVLASPIPDKEKRQQMKELVNEVQS
- a CDS encoding DNA-3-methyladenine glycosylase, translating into MEELVPHLLQGATHAAPLLLGTLLVHDSPEGRTSGRIVEVEAYHQGDPASHTFRGQTPRNASMFKSAGHLYVYFTYGMHWCANIVAGKEGSGEGILIRALEPLDGILLMQERRGTEKLTLLCSGPARAAQAMGISKIHDGTWLGNGPLRLEGVPNSQPYLSGPRIGISQGAHEPLRFWLPNSPHLSRR